A single region of the Accipiter gentilis chromosome 6, bAccGen1.1, whole genome shotgun sequence genome encodes:
- the RAP2B gene encoding ras-related protein Rap-2b, with protein MREYKVVVLGSGGVGKSALTVQFVTGSFIEKYDPTIEDFYRKEIEVDSSPSVLEILDTAGTEQFASMRDLYIKNGQGFILVYSLVNQQSFQDIKPMRDQIIRVKRYERVPMILVGNKVDLEGEREVSFGEGKALAEEWSCPFMETSAKNKASVDELFAEIVRQMNYASQPNGDEQCCSSCAIL; from the coding sequence ATGCGGGAGTACAAGGTGGTGGTGCTGGGCTCGGGCGGCGTGGGCAAGTCCGCCCTCACCGTCCAGTTCGTGACGGGCTCCTTCATCGAGAAGTATGACCCCACCATCGAGGACTTCTACCGCAAGGAGATCGAGGTGGACTCCTCGCCGTCGGTGCTGGAGATCCTGGACACGGCGGGCACCGAGCAGTTCGCCTCCATGCGGGACCTCTACATCAAGAACGGGCAGGGCTTCATCCTGGTCTACAGCCTGGTGAACCAGCAGAGCTTCCAGGACATCAAGCCCATGCGGGACCAGATCATCCGGGTGAAGAGGTACGAAAGGGTGCCCATGATCCTGGTGGGCAACAAGGTGGACCTGGAGGGCGAGCGGGAGGTCTCCTTCGGGGAGGGCAAAGCCCTGGCCGAGGAGTGGAGCTGCCCCTTCATGGAGACCTCGGCCAAAAACAAAGCCTCGGTGGACGAGCTCTTCGCGGAGATCGTCAGGCAGATGAACTACGCCTCGCAGCCCAACGGGGACGAGCAGTGCTGCTCCTCCTGCGCCATCCTCtga